A genome region from Solanum stenotomum isolate F172 unplaced genomic scaffold, ASM1918654v1 scaffold17224, whole genome shotgun sequence includes the following:
- the LOC125850459 gene encoding putative late blight resistance protein homolog R1B-16, whose protein sequence is MAYAALSSLMYTLEQLFKPNQYFVCPSYTQQHVQSLYQNLSSLQLFLDNTTTKDIETLKVVEKRIRNVVYKAEEKVDSNLRYIIILLADLTEMREETCKFFEEELVKVEKDVDSLRKEVVQIESNEHGSRSAELAAAPSSPEKSKIEENTIVGMEDDLNIILDRLTAQTHELTVIPIFGMGGIGKTTLARKIYDDSSICSRFDKHAWVTISEEYNQRQMLLEVASSITGSNQEMSDDELMEIVRRGLKGWRFLIVIDDIWSTEAWDQIQRIFPNDDNKSRILLTTRLKYVADYVSCPDFPPHCKSFLTLDDSWNLFTGKLFKKEVCPPLLVEIGKYIVQQCQGLPLSVIVVAGLLGKMDPTYDNWKKVEENLNSFFGTVSERCQSILTLSYNYLPQYLKACFLYVGGFPEDIEINVSWLIRLWIAETFVKARNNKRLEVVAEEYLEELIDRSLMLAGKHGDDGMMRTCKIHDLLRQLCLREAHTENVVHVMNTNVPISLEAIDDKRRLIVQFDLREKQFYPTRHSSGITSITRTFISRPSYFPKRNLSIVSQLKLLKVLDVFSIEYDFSYVIPQLVHLRYVAARIDEGLSLAKLRNLRTIFLRSLEETELKHPIDIWTMSEVRHVDIRSPLYICNPLEAENNSIGEHPLFLNNLQTLTLHLSPFAVEIIRRTPNLKELRILHEAKHSDGLAILDSLSLLEKLEKLHLEAQQTVNQIMIFSGDIFLPNLKELTLSFTFIPWEAMNLLANLPNLEVLEGYSAFDGTDWRLNEDVVFRKLKRLLLHRCRDLQKWEAGSDNFPMLEKLMMFELEKLEEIPQSIGDIMTLKLIQIKWCGYALEKSAEKIQQEQQSLGNYELQVQITTMVC, encoded by the exons ATGGCTTATGCTGCTCTTTCTTCACTTATGTATACATTGGAACAACTCTTCAAACCTAATCAATATTTCGTTTGTCCAAGCTATACACAACAACATGTTCAATCTCTCTATCAAAATCTTTCTTCTCTGCAACTTTTCCTTGACAATACTACCACAAAGGATATTGAAACTCTTAAG GTTGTAGAAAAGAGGATCAGAAATGTAGTATACAAAGCAGAAGAGAAAGTTGATTCAAACCTAAGATATATCATCATTCTGCTAGCAGATCTCACAGAGATGAGAGAAGAGACTTGTAAATTCTTTGAGGAAGAATTGGTAAAAGTGGAAAAAGATGTTGATTCTCTCAGGAAAGAGGTGGTGCAGATCGAGTCTAATGAGCATGGAAGCAGATCCGCAGAACTAGCAGCAGCTCCCTCCTCAccagaaaaaagtaaaattgagGAAAATACTATTGTTGGGATGGAGGATGACTTAAACATCATACTTGATCGCCTCACTGCCCAAACACACGAGCTAACTGTCATACCAATTTTTGGTATGGGCGGTATAGGTAAGACAACTCTTGCCAGAAAAATTTATGATGATTCTTCTATTTGTTCTCGATTTGATAAACATGCATGGGTCACTATCTCCGAAGAATACAATCAGAGACAAATGCTTCTTGAAGTTGCCTCTTCAATTACTGGAAGCAATCAAGAAATGAGCGATGATGAACTAATGGAGATTGTGCGCAGAGGTCTGAAGGGTTGGAGATTTCTAATTGTCATAGATGATATTTGGAGTACTGAGGCATGGGACCAAATCCAAAGAATATTTCCTAATGATGACAATAAAAGCAGAATTCTATTAACCACAAGGCTCAAGTATGTTGCTGATTATGTCAGTTGTCCTGATTTCCCCCCTCATTGTAAGTCTTTTCTCACTCTAGATGATAGTTGGAATCTATTTACTGGAAAATTGTTCAAAAAAGAAGTGTGTCCTCCTCTACTTGTAGAAATAGGGAAGTATATTGTACAACAATGTCAAGGGTTACCTCTCTCGGTTATTGTCGTTGCGGGACTTCTTGGAAAAATGGACCCAACGTATGATAATTGGAAGAAAGTTGAGGAAAATCTAAACTCATTCTTTGGTACAGTATCTGAACGGTGCCAATCAATTCTTACTTTGAGCTACAATTACTTGCCCCAATATTTGAAGGCTTGTTTTCTCTATGTTGGAGGTTTTCCAGAAGACATAGAGATTAATGTTTCCTGGTTGATTAGGCTATGGATTGCTGAGACATTCGTAAAGGCTAGAAACAATAAAAGGTTAGAAGTGGTGGCAGAGGAGTATCTAGAAGAGTTAATTGATAGAAGTTTAATGTTGGCCGGTAAACATGGGGATGATGGAATGATGAGAACTTGCAAAATTCACGATCTTCTTCGCCAACTATGCCTAAGAGAAGCTCATACTGAAAATGTTGTGCATGTCATGAATACAAATGTTCCCATCTCCTTAGAAGCCATAGATGATAAACGGCGACTGATCGTTCAGTTTGATCTTCGAGAGAAGCAATTTTATCCTACAAGGCATAGCAGTGGTATTACAAGTATAACCCGCACCTTTATTTCAAGGCCatcatattttccaaaaagGAATTTATCCATTGTTTCACAGTTGAAGTTGCTTAAGGTGTTGGATGTATTTTCAATTGAATACGATTTCTCTTATGTAATACCTCAACTTGTACATTTGAGATATGTTGCTGCAAGAATTGATGAAGGTCTTTCATTAGCCAAATTGAGAAATCTACGGACCATATTTCTTCGAAGTCTTGAAGAGACGGAGTTGAAGCACCCCATAGATATTTGGACAATGTCAGAGGTAAGACATGTGGATATTAGATCACCACTATATATATGTAATCCTCTTGAGGCAGAAAATAATAGTATTGGAGAACATCCTCTGTTTCTCAATAACTTGCAAACACTAACTCTTCACTTATCTCCTTTTGCTGTGGAAATCATAAGAAGAACTCCCAATCTAAAAGAATTAAGGATTTTACATGAAGCTAAGCATTCTGACGGGCTTGCTATTCTTGATTCTCTCAGCCTTCTTGAGAAACTGGAGAAATTACACCTAGAAGCACAACAAACCGTTAACCAGATCATGATTTTCTCAGGGGATATTTTCCTTCCTAATCTCAAGGAGCTGACATTATCATTTACTTTTATACCATGGGAAGCTATGAATTTACTGGCTAATTTACCCAATCTGGAGGTGCTCGAAGGGTATTCTGCGTTCGATGGAACAGATTGGAGACTAAATGAAGATGTTGTGTTTCGGAAATTAAAACGTCTATTACTGCATAGGTGTAGAGATCTGCAAAAGTGGGAAGCTGGTAGTGATAATTTTCCGATGCTTGAGAAACTAATGATGTTTGAGTTGGAAAAACT